The Cicer arietinum cultivar CDC Frontier isolate Library 1 unplaced genomic scaffold, Cicar.CDCFrontier_v2.0 Ca_scaffold_5724_v2.0, whole genome shotgun sequence genome includes a region encoding these proteins:
- the LOC101505673 gene encoding high mobility group B protein 6-like — protein sequence MSLVDIVFAFAPKIFFSKTSSTNDADIILAVNVHDSKGKPKEQSFEQDLLDMEEKLQQLLLEKEKTEELLKAKDEILKQKDKELENRGKEQEKLQIELKKLQKLKEFKPTMEWILKYLMHFILSES from the exons ATGTCGCTAGTTGATATTGTTTTCGCGTTTgctccaaaaatatttttctccaaaaCCTCATCAACCAATGATGCCGACATCATCTTAGCTGTGAATGTTCACGATTCGAAGGGAAAACCAAAGGAACAATCTTTCGAACAAGATTTGCTCGACATGGAGGAAAAGCTACAACAATTGCTTCTCGAAAAAGAGAAAACTGAAGAGCTCTTGAAAGCCAAAGACGAGATCTTGAAACAAAAGGATAAAGAACTTGAAAATCGTGGCAAGGAACAAGAGAAACTTCAGATTGAGCTTAAGAAATTACAGAAATTGAAGGAATTCAAACCCACCATG GAATGGATACTCAAGTATCTTATGCATTTCATACTGAGCGAAAGTTGA